ATACGACCATGACCTTGCCGCTCTTTCCGCTTCCCGACGTCGTGTTGCTGCCGGGCCTGGTCTTGCCGCTCTACGTCTTCGAGCCGCGCTATCGGGAGCTGCTCGCCCGCGTCAGGCAGACTGGCGAACCCTTCGGCATCTCGCGTCTGTTGCCCTCGCCGCATCCCGAAACTCCGTTCGAAGAGCGCGTGGCGCGTCTGGGGACCCTGGCCCACCTGCGCCACGTCACCGATCACGAGGACGGGACTGCATCGATTGAGGTGGTCGGTGGAGAACGCTTCGAGGTGCAGCAATTCGACCATGCCCACGGTTACCTGAGTGCCACAGTGCAGGTCCTCCCGTTGCCGCAGGGTGACCCACACGAGATCGAGGTGCTTTCCAGGCGCCTGATCGAAAGTCTGGCGCGTCTGCGCAACACGGACCCGCTCCGGGTGCAGGCTGACGTGCCACAGGACCCGTTGCTGCTGGCCACGTATGGTCTGGCGTTGCTGCCCCTGTCAGGCGAGCAGCGCGAAGCAGCCCTGCGCGCTTCCACCCTTGCCGAGCGCTTCAAATACCTGTCGGCCCTGCTGCACGAACGAACTTTGAACTGACTCAGATTGTCCGCACAATTGCCATACAGTTGCCGTGGCGGCGGATGCCCGGCCGCAGGCCGCCAGCCTCCACTCGCCCGCCTTTCACCTCCGGAAAACCGGGGGCGTCATCGGCTCAGGGGATCAAGCCGGGCACTTTGGTGACGGACAGTTCGGGGTGCAACACCGTTACGTTTTCAACATAATGAGGCCAGATTCATGATATACTGTTCGGGTTGGGGTCAGGGTATTTGTGACGCTGCCCTGTTCGCTTCCGTGAGAGGAGCGGCCCCCGCGTGTTTTGGGACACGGCGTCAATCCTGCCTTCGGAGGTTTCGTGACGAGCATTCACCCCGTGGACATCACCAGCGAGGTCAAGTCCAACTTCATCAACTACGCCATGACGGTCATCGTAGACCGAGCGTTGCCGGACGTGCGCGACGGCCTCAAGCCTGTTCAGCGCCGCATTCTCTACGCCATGCTGCAAGAAGGCCTGGCCAGCAACCACAAGCACTCCAAAAGTGCCGGTGTGGTCGGCGAGGTCATCAAAAAATACCACCCGCACGGTGATACCGCCATTTACGACGCGATGGTTCGCCTGGCCCAGTGGTGGAATTTGCGCTACCCGCTTGTTGACCCGCAGGGGAACTTCGGCTCGATCGACGGAGATCCGGCGGCCGCCTACCGCTACACCGAAGCGCGTCTCACCAAGATCGCCGAAGAAGTGCTGGCCGACATCGAAAAGAACACCATCGATTACAAGCCCAACTTCGACGAGACCACCGAAGAACCCACGGTGCTGCCGGCGGCCGTGCCCAACCTGCTGATCAACGGCGCTACGGGTATTGCGGTGGGCATGAGCACCAACATTCCGCCGCACAACCTCACCGAGGTCTGCAACGGCCTGCTGGCCTTGATCGACAATCCCGACCTGACGCTCGACGAGCTGATGACTTTCGTGCCAGGGCCGGACTTCCCCACCGGCGGGCGCATCGGCAAGACCGGCATCCGTGACGCCTACGCCACCGGGCACGCCGGCATCCGGGTGCGGGGCAAGGCCCGCATCGACGAGAAGAACGGGCGCAACCAGATCATCATTTCCGAGATTCCTTATCAGGTGAACAAAACCAACCTGATCCAGACCATCTCGGCGATGTACAAGGCCGGCAAGATTCCTGACATCGCCCGCCTGACGGACGAATCCGACCGCAAAGAGCCCGTGCGGATTGTGATCGAGCTCAAACGTGGCGCCATTCCAAGCCTGGTGCTCAATCAGCTTTACAAGTACACCCAGTTGCAGAGCACATTCACGATCATCAACCTGTCGATCGTGAACGGCGAGCCGCGTGTACTGCCGCTCAAAGACACCATGCAGTACTTCCTGGCGCACCGCCGCGAAGTCGTCACGCGCCGCACCCAATACGACCTCGACAAGGCCCAGGCGCGCGCGCACCTGATCGAGGGTCTGTTGATCGCGCTCGATCACATCGACGAGGTCATCGCGCTCATCCGCAAATCGCAGACGACCGCCGAGGCCAAGGACGGTCTGCAGGCCCGCTTCGGTCTCTCCGAGGTGCAAGCGCAGGCCATTCTGGACATGCGCCTGCAGCGCCTGACCGGTCTGGAGAGCGACCGTCTGAAAGGCGAGTACGCCGAACTGCAGTCGACCATCGAGCGTCTCACGGCCATTCTGGGTGACGAGCGCAAGCTGTGGAACGAGATCAAGAAAGAAATCCGTTCCATGCGCGACAAGTACGGTGACGAGCGTCGCAGCAGTATCACCCTGCTGGAAGAAGACATCAACAAAGAAGACCTGATCGCGGTCGAGGACATGGTCATCACCATGACCCGCGCCGGGTACCTCAAGCGCACCAAGCTCGACGCTTTCCGTGCGCAAGGCCGTGGCGGACGCGGCGCGAGCGGTGGCCGCCTGCGTGAAGAGGACACCAACACCCGCGTGATGGTGGGCAGCACGCACGACTTCCTGCTGTTCTTCACCGATCAGGGCCGGGTCTTCCACGAAAAGATCTACGATCTGCCGGAAGTGGGACGCGACGCCAAGGGCACCTACATCAAGAATCTGTTGCCCGGCCTGCGTGACACCGAGAGCATCGCCTCGGTGATGTCGATCAAGGGCTTTGACCAGGAAGGCAGCTTTGTGTTTGCCACCAAGCGCGGCATGATCAAGAAGACCCTGATCCGTGATTACGCCAACATCACCTCGGCCGGTCTGATCGCCATCAACATGATGGAAGGTGACGAGCTGATAGGAGTCGGCATCGTCAAGGACGGTGAGCACGTGGTCCTGGCGACGGCGGAGGGACAGGCGATGCGCTTTGATGCCAATGACGTGCGCGACACTGGCCGCGCCACCCAGGGTGTGATCGGTATCCGCCTGCGCGAAGAGGACAAGGTCGTCAGCATGGCGCTGGTGCCCAGCGAAGGCGAGACCGAACTGCTCGCGGTGAGCGAATGCGGTCTGGGCAAGCGTACCCCGCTCAGCGAGTACCCTGCCAAGGGCCGTGGAGGCCAGGGTGTCATCACCCTGAATGTCACCGACCGCACCGGAAATCTGGTGACCCTCGCGCACGTCTCGGGAGACGAGGAGCTGATGGTCCTGACCGAGAAGGGTGTGGTCATCCGCACGCGGGTCGAGGAATTGCGTGTCTCGGGCCGCAATAGTCAGGGTGTCAAGGTGATGGACATCGGTAAGGGTGACCGCGTGATCAGCGCTTTCCCCGTCAAAAAAGAAGAAGAGCTGTAAGAGCGCTCGGCTTTCAGCGGTCAGCCTGCGCAGGCTGACCGCTCCTTTTTTGATTTCCTGCTGCCTGGCTTTCAGGGTCTTTGCCCTTGGGGACCGCGTGGCAGCAAGCGGCTTTTCTTCGGTGATGGCGGTCGTCGCAGCCTTGTGCTGCCCATGGAACGGACAGACGAATGATCGGTTTAGCTTTAATGGAGGTCACCTTGGTGTGGCCCAAATCTTGCGATGAGAAGCCTAGAGGGGCGGTTTATCGTGGAATGCCCGAAGCACGGCCTTCACATTTTTTACCGTGAGGATTGACCATTGTGACGTGAACAATTTTTAAAGAAACATTTTTGTTTACAAAAAAGTAACTTGGGTGTACACTGTAATCAAGGTTGGGAAGGACCCACCGGCGCCCGCCAGGACGCCTTCCAACGATGGCTCAGTGCCCGCTCACTTGCCCAAGGAGGCAGCTATGCTTCTCGAAAAGACCTTTGTTGATTCTGTCACCTACCGTCCTGGTGCGGTGATTCTTTACCCTGGCAAGAGCGACATGCTCTACCGGGTCCAGAGCGGCCTCGTTCGCATCCACACGATGGACGACGAGGGAAACGGTCTGACCCTTCGCTATGTCAAGCCCGGTGAGTTCTTCGGTGAGGAATCCCTGACCGGCCTGGAGCGCTCCTACTTCGCCGAGGCCGTGACCGACAGCACCGTGGACGTCATCAATCCCGCGCTGATGAACGCCGAGGACAACCTCGAAGTCACCACCCACCTCGTCAAGATGCTTGACCGCGCTTACGAGAGCATCTACCGTCTGGTCGGCAAGCGTCTGCGCTCGCGCATCGCTGCCGAGCTGCTGGAACTCGCCGATACGGCCCTGGCGACCAAGCAGGCCAGCGGTGAAACCATGATCTACGCCACCCACGACGAGCTGGCCGCCGCTGTCGGCTCAGTGCGCGAAACGGTCACCAAAGTGGTCGGAGAGCTGTCGCGCGAAGGCGTGATCAGCGCTGGCTACGGCAAGATCACCCTGCGTGATCCGAGCGCCCTCAAGCGCATCGCTGCAGAGTAAGACAGGAAAATTCAGGGCGGTCGGCCTACCCAGGGCCGACCGCCCTTCTGTTGTACCTCCGGGTACGCGACAACGGGCACCGTTGCCTCTCGGACCAGCTGACAGCTGACCATTGCAGCAAGTCAGACAAGACTTTCAATAACGAACGACCGTTTCACGTACACTTGACACCATGTCTCAGCCCTTCTCTTCCGAGCGCCCGTTGCGCGTGGCCGTGATCGGTTCCGGGCCTTCCGGTCTTTATGCGGCAGAAGCCCTCATCAAGCAGCAGGCCTTGCCCGTGAGCGTCGACGTGATCGACCGTCTGCCCACCCCGTATGGCCTCGTCCGTTACGGTGTGGCGCCCGACCACCAGAAGATCAAAAGCGTCACGACGCTGTACCAGAAGGTTCTGGAAGATCCGCGCGTACGCTTTTTCGGGCACGTCGAGTTCGGCAAGGACCTGACGCTCGACGACCTGAAGCGCCACTACGACGCGGTGGTGTACGCCGTCGGGGCTTCCAGCGACCGGACGCTGGACATTCCGGGCGAACAACTGGAAGGCAGCCTCAGTGCCACCGAATTCGTCGCCTGGTACAACGGTCATCCCGACGCCGAGGCGCGCGAGATGGTCCTCACGGCCAGCGGTGTCGCGGTGGTGGGGGTCGGCAACGTGGCCGTGGACGTCACGCGCATCCTCGCCAAAACCACCGAAGAGCTGGCCGTCACCGACATTGCCGACTATGCCCTCAGCGCGCTCTCGCGCAGCCCGGTCACCGATATTTACGTGCTGGGGCGCCGTGGACCCGCCCAGGCCAAGTTCACTACCAAGGAATTGCGTGAGCTGGGCGAATTGACGGGCGCCGACATCGTGGTCAAAAACGAGGAAGTCGCGCTGTCCTCCGAGGAGGAAGCAGCGATCACCGACAACACCGTGCGCAAGAACGTCGAGGTACTGCGTGAATTCGCGCAAAAACCCCTGACGGGCAAGCCACGGCGTGTTCACCTGCGTTTTCTGGTCTCCCCTGTCGAGGTCCTCGGAAATGGGCGTGTAGAGGGTCTGCGCATCGAACGCAACCGCCTCGACGCCCAGCACAATGCCGTCGGAACCGGCGAGTTCGAGACGCTCGACGTGCAGATGATTCTGCGCAGCGTCGGGTACAGGGGAGTCGCGCTGCCAGGGGTACCCTTCGACGGCCGCAAAGGTGTGATTCCCAACGAGAACGGCCGCGTCACTGAAGACGGCCAGGCACGAGTGGGCGAATACGTGGCAGGCTGGATCAAACGGGGCCCGAGCGGGGTGATCGGCACCAACAAGGCCTGCGCGGTCGATTCGGTCAAACTGCTGCTGGCCGACGCACCCACCCTGCCGCGCGCCGAACGGGCCGACCCGGAGGTTGTGGTCGAATTGCTGCGTCAGCGCGGTGTCGATTATGTCACCCTGAACGAATGGCTGCTGATCGACCGGCATGAGCAGGAGCTCGGCAAATCGCAAGGCCGTCCCCGCGTGAAGGTGGTCAGGCGCGACGAATTTCTGGGGCTGATCCGCCGTGGGCGTGACGCGAGCTGACCGGCGTGACCAAGGGCGAGCGCCTAAGGGTTTGACCCGGCGACCGACGCCGCCAGGCAGCCTTTCGGCCGCTTCGTGCGGCCCTGTTACCGACCATGACGCACGCTGACGTTCTGATCGTCGGTGCCGGTCCGGTGGGCCTGTACGCCGCGTTTTATGTGGCGCTGCGCGGCCTGAGCGTGCGGCTGGTCGAATCACGCCCGGAAGTCGGTGGGCAGTTGAGCGCGCTCTACCCGGAAAAATTCATTTACGACGCGCCCGGCTTTCCGCGTGTGCGCGCGCACGAGCTGGTGGAGAGCCTGCGAAGGCAGCTTCACCCTTTCTCCCCGGCGCTGGAACTGGGCGCGCTGGCCATGTCGCTGGAGCTGGTAACGCGAGGCTGGCAGGTTACCACTTGGGAACGGACCGGCGAACGTGCCTACACCGCGGGCGCGGTCATCCTGGCCGCCGGCATCGGAGCCCTGCGACCACGCGTGCCCGATGTGGCGGGAGTCGACTTGCTCGGTCGCGTCGCCCTGGAGTGGCCAGGCGCGGTGGTTTCTCCC
The Deinococcus peraridilitoris DSM 19664 genome window above contains:
- a CDS encoding LON peptidase substrate-binding domain-containing protein → MTLPLFPLPDVVLLPGLVLPLYVFEPRYRELLARVRQTGEPFGISRLLPSPHPETPFEERVARLGTLAHLRHVTDHEDGTASIEVVGGERFEVQQFDHAHGYLSATVQVLPLPQGDPHEIEVLSRRLIESLARLRNTDPLRVQADVPQDPLLLATYGLALLPLSGEQREAALRASTLAERFKYLSALLHERTLN
- the gyrA gene encoding DNA gyrase subunit A, whose amino-acid sequence is MTSIHPVDITSEVKSNFINYAMTVIVDRALPDVRDGLKPVQRRILYAMLQEGLASNHKHSKSAGVVGEVIKKYHPHGDTAIYDAMVRLAQWWNLRYPLVDPQGNFGSIDGDPAAAYRYTEARLTKIAEEVLADIEKNTIDYKPNFDETTEEPTVLPAAVPNLLINGATGIAVGMSTNIPPHNLTEVCNGLLALIDNPDLTLDELMTFVPGPDFPTGGRIGKTGIRDAYATGHAGIRVRGKARIDEKNGRNQIIISEIPYQVNKTNLIQTISAMYKAGKIPDIARLTDESDRKEPVRIVIELKRGAIPSLVLNQLYKYTQLQSTFTIINLSIVNGEPRVLPLKDTMQYFLAHRREVVTRRTQYDLDKAQARAHLIEGLLIALDHIDEVIALIRKSQTTAEAKDGLQARFGLSEVQAQAILDMRLQRLTGLESDRLKGEYAELQSTIERLTAILGDERKLWNEIKKEIRSMRDKYGDERRSSITLLEEDINKEDLIAVEDMVITMTRAGYLKRTKLDAFRAQGRGGRGASGGRLREEDTNTRVMVGSTHDFLLFFTDQGRVFHEKIYDLPEVGRDAKGTYIKNLLPGLRDTESIASVMSIKGFDQEGSFVFATKRGMIKKTLIRDYANITSAGLIAINMMEGDELIGVGIVKDGEHVVLATAEGQAMRFDANDVRDTGRATQGVIGIRLREEDKVVSMALVPSEGETELLAVSECGLGKRTPLSEYPAKGRGGQGVITLNVTDRTGNLVTLAHVSGDEELMVLTEKGVVIRTRVEELRVSGRNSQGVKVMDIGKGDRVISAFPVKKEEEL
- a CDS encoding helix-turn-helix domain-containing protein; the protein is MLLEKTFVDSVTYRPGAVILYPGKSDMLYRVQSGLVRIHTMDDEGNGLTLRYVKPGEFFGEESLTGLERSYFAEAVTDSTVDVINPALMNAEDNLEVTTHLVKMLDRAYESIYRLVGKRLRSRIAAELLELADTALATKQASGETMIYATHDELAAAVGSVRETVTKVVGELSREGVISAGYGKITLRDPSALKRIAAE
- a CDS encoding FAD-dependent oxidoreductase gives rise to the protein MSQPFSSERPLRVAVIGSGPSGLYAAEALIKQQALPVSVDVIDRLPTPYGLVRYGVAPDHQKIKSVTTLYQKVLEDPRVRFFGHVEFGKDLTLDDLKRHYDAVVYAVGASSDRTLDIPGEQLEGSLSATEFVAWYNGHPDAEAREMVLTASGVAVVGVGNVAVDVTRILAKTTEELAVTDIADYALSALSRSPVTDIYVLGRRGPAQAKFTTKELRELGELTGADIVVKNEEVALSSEEEAAITDNTVRKNVEVLREFAQKPLTGKPRRVHLRFLVSPVEVLGNGRVEGLRIERNRLDAQHNAVGTGEFETLDVQMILRSVGYRGVALPGVPFDGRKGVIPNENGRVTEDGQARVGEYVAGWIKRGPSGVIGTNKACAVDSVKLLLADAPTLPRAERADPEVVVELLRQRGVDYVTLNEWLLIDRHEQELGKSQGRPRVKVVRRDEFLGLIRRGRDAS